In Rhizobium sp. ARZ01, a genomic segment contains:
- a CDS encoding head-tail connector protein, giving the protein MLAPVRTVAPAITPVSLAEAKQHLRVDHSDDDALITALIAAAVDHLDGWTGILGRCLVEQTWRQDFERFASCLPLPLGPVIGIVSVMSDAGSVDQASYSLVTDAGGRARVEFASGVSVAGPVSVTYEAGYPTTPEQPGSPVVPEKSTVPDGLKLAIVLHVKMNYETMEPAARDSYQRAFDALIAPYRRISV; this is encoded by the coding sequence ATGCTCGCACCCGTCCGCACCGTCGCGCCTGCGATCACGCCCGTCTCGCTCGCCGAGGCGAAGCAGCATCTGCGCGTTGATCATTCCGATGATGACGCCCTGATCACGGCGCTGATCGCGGCTGCGGTCGACCATCTCGACGGCTGGACGGGCATTCTCGGTCGCTGCCTGGTCGAGCAGACGTGGCGGCAGGATTTTGAGCGGTTCGCTTCCTGCCTGCCGCTACCGCTCGGCCCAGTGATTGGGATTGTCAGCGTCATGTCGGACGCCGGGTCGGTCGATCAGGCGAGCTATTCGCTTGTCACCGACGCCGGGGGCAGGGCGCGCGTGGAGTTCGCCTCTGGCGTTTCGGTGGCGGGTCCTGTCAGCGTCACCTATGAGGCGGGCTATCCGACGACGCCGGAACAGCCTGGGTCGCCGGTAGTGCCGGAAAAGAGCACTGTGCCTGATGGGCTCAAGCTGGCGATCGTGCTCCACGTTAAGATGAACTACGAGACGATGGAGCCCGCGGCGCGAGACTCCTACCAGCGCGCCTTTGATGCGCTGATCGCGCCCTATCGCAGGATCAGCGTGTGA
- a CDS encoding phage head closure protein, with protein sequence MEANDLFQRVAFDLRPPIDDGMGNTQGDWQEQFQCRAAYRHLRGGESIMAGRLQGKHTQIITVRASSQTREITTDWRVRDTRTGDEFNIRDVTHENGRQWISLLIERGVAV encoded by the coding sequence ATGGAGGCCAATGATCTCTTCCAGCGTGTCGCCTTCGACCTACGCCCCCCGATCGACGACGGCATGGGCAACACTCAGGGTGATTGGCAGGAGCAGTTCCAGTGCCGGGCGGCTTATCGTCACCTGCGCGGCGGCGAAAGCATCATGGCTGGCCGCCTACAGGGCAAGCACACACAGATCATCACCGTGCGCGCCTCGTCGCAGACGCGGGAGATCACAACCGACTGGCGCGTGAGAGACACGCGAACCGGCGACGAGTTTAATATCCGCGACGTGACGCACGAGAACGGTCGGCAGTGGATCTCGCTGCTCATCGAGCGAGGTGTGGCCGTCTGA
- a CDS encoding HK97-gp10 family putative phage morphogenesis protein, whose protein sequence is MVQGLARLNKKLTVTLPKRVEAATRKAMETGAKELVEMMKRLVPVDQGDLRASIGWSWGAPPKGSAIIASSPYDSRGMRIVIYAGNKEAYYARWQEFGTVNMAANPFFFPSWRSLRKRIKSRITREMKKAVKAEFPA, encoded by the coding sequence ATGGTGCAGGGTCTCGCTCGGCTCAACAAGAAGCTGACGGTGACATTGCCGAAGCGTGTCGAGGCGGCGACCCGGAAGGCTATGGAGACCGGCGCCAAAGAACTGGTCGAGATGATGAAGCGGCTTGTCCCTGTCGATCAGGGTGACCTTCGCGCCAGCATCGGCTGGTCGTGGGGCGCGCCTCCGAAGGGGTCCGCAATAATCGCCAGCAGCCCATATGATAGCCGTGGAATGCGCATCGTCATCTACGCCGGCAACAAGGAAGCCTATTACGCCCGCTGGCAGGAATTCGGCACGGTCAATATGGCGGCCAATCCATTCTTCTTCCCGTCCTGGCGGTCGCTGCGTAAGCGGATCAAGTCACGTATCACCCGCGAGATGAAAAAGGCGGTCAAGGCGGAGTTCCCGGCATGA
- a CDS encoding DUF3168 domain-containing protein — protein MSVAVELQKMVFAALKADASVSSLIGGRVYDRIPTGTNGKVTATFPHVGFGPYDFVSDDADCITAGEHTLQIDIWSRAVGRGEAKQITDAVRRALHGYEADMGVYRLVEMRTDFARVIGDPDGLTSHGIVTVTAVIEEPA, from the coding sequence ATGAGCGTAGCAGTCGAACTGCAAAAGATGGTCTTTGCCGCGCTCAAGGCGGATGCTTCGGTGTCGTCGCTGATCGGCGGGCGGGTCTACGACCGGATACCGACTGGTACAAACGGGAAGGTGACGGCGACGTTCCCTCATGTCGGCTTCGGTCCCTACGATTTCGTGTCTGACGATGCTGATTGCATCACCGCAGGAGAACACACGCTGCAGATCGACATATGGAGCCGTGCCGTGGGACGTGGCGAGGCGAAGCAGATCACCGATGCCGTCCGGCGCGCGTTGCACGGCTACGAGGCCGACATGGGTGTATATCGCCTTGTCGAGATGAGGACTGATTTCGCGCGGGTGATCGGTGACCCAGATGGCCTGACCTCGCACGGCATCGTCACCGTAACGGCTGTGATAGAGGAACCGGCGTGA
- a CDS encoding phage tail tube protein — MAAPNFQRFHEFVVEVETDTPGTYAKICGITGRQVNRALALEEVPVPKDCDDESAGVEMLVETGALVVTVSGTAKWARQSHEMMMDWIYLKQRKSIRVAHVAAAAGDTEYETGFAYMTALNDSGEIQGEGKVVTREIELRFDGEPTRTAKAP; from the coding sequence ATGGCTGCGCCAAACTTCCAGCGCTTTCACGAGTTCGTTGTCGAGGTCGAGACCGACACGCCCGGCACCTATGCCAAGATTTGCGGGATCACCGGTCGTCAGGTGAACCGCGCCCTCGCTCTTGAAGAGGTCCCTGTCCCGAAAGATTGCGATGACGAATCGGCCGGCGTGGAAATGCTGGTGGAGACTGGCGCCCTCGTCGTCACGGTCAGCGGCACCGCGAAATGGGCACGGCAGTCCCACGAGATGATGATGGACTGGATTTACCTCAAGCAGCGGAAATCGATCCGTGTCGCGCATGTCGCGGCAGCAGCTGGGGATACCGAATATGAGACCGGCTTCGCCTACATGACGGCTCTCAACGACAGCGGCGAAATCCAGGGCGAGGGCAAGGTCGTCACCCGTGAGATCGAGTTGCGCTTCGACGGCGAGCCGACACGCACGGCAAAGGCCCCCTGA
- a CDS encoding gene transfer agent family protein, with protein sequence MRGSETIAWAGGEHNFRLGIGELRSIEQLSDAGVAVVFMRLIGQQWKIDDVLGPIRLGLMGAGMIESEAKAVLNRASTTHSPYALAITSAEILRRFIMWEGEDAPGEPEAGEANQRLTRSETEEPDGPATTAPELS encoded by the coding sequence ATGCGGGGCTCTGAAACGATCGCATGGGCCGGGGGCGAGCATAACTTCCGGCTCGGAATTGGCGAACTGCGCTCCATTGAGCAGTTGAGCGATGCGGGTGTCGCCGTGGTGTTCATGCGGCTGATCGGCCAGCAATGGAAGATCGACGACGTTCTTGGCCCGATCCGGCTCGGCCTGATGGGCGCAGGCATGATCGAGAGCGAGGCGAAGGCCGTCCTCAACCGTGCATCGACGACACACAGCCCCTATGCGTTGGCAATCACCTCCGCCGAAATCCTCCGCCGCTTCATCATGTGGGAGGGAGAGGACGCGCCGGGGGAGCCGGAGGCGGGGGAGGCAAACCAGCGCCTGACCCGCTCCGAAACGGAAGAACCCGATGGTCCAGCTACTACCGCGCCGGAGCTGTCTTAG
- a CDS encoding phage tail length tape measure family protein, translating into MATADDQARLLVSIEANQRSFAKQMQAVAKQSADAAKYVEGNFKKANDNVANSFQRGSRQATASMRQSSAAVSNLSFQLNDIAMGLASGTSPFTIMVQQGSQVSQALGAAGGGLTGAVKALGGAFASMVSPVSLASFALIGLTGYAVQYFTTVQEDTANTDKLLQEHANLIKSFDEAYGIAAEGARKYTEAARQISLLKLQDEFGSLQAAARAAADAIKNDILSIPADEFGGATKIIADFDAALRLLEQDQPDFSQFSIQMAEIANSTGAPANIRELATQFRLAAQESIGLEDAISGASERLNTVYLSAEDAKVAFEALTSAVIGFGSTGAEVISGVAGAIQTHLIPAAANAVRALGTLVKNYNSLQSQIGQTPLGQLSPIYSGGGQFLNEAEWLDMRADETQSHYQLNLPKTGGGGRGGADRAAAEEKKRLAAAAREAAAAQKELNQQTKEFQSFGQSLVGGFINDLRKGASAADAMRGALDKVLDKVIEISLQNIFSGFGGLGGMGGGLLGGMLIPGILHKGGVAGSDGYGHGRAVSPSVFAGAKRYHSGGVAGLQPGEVPAILQRGEVVLPRGTKAGGGSRDEVTIHLQDDSGRMAAIADQRIQTQSGTIVNVAVGRATKAAPAAVGRHQVMKAGGDYRNS; encoded by the coding sequence ATGGCGACTGCAGACGATCAGGCCAGGTTGCTCGTCTCGATCGAGGCGAACCAGCGCAGCTTTGCCAAGCAGATGCAGGCAGTGGCAAAGCAGTCTGCTGATGCGGCGAAGTACGTCGAGGGCAACTTCAAGAAAGCGAACGACAACGTTGCCAACAGCTTTCAGCGTGGAAGCCGGCAGGCGACCGCCTCGATGCGTCAGTCTTCGGCGGCTGTCTCAAACCTGTCATTTCAATTGAACGACATCGCGATGGGACTTGCCTCTGGCACGTCTCCATTCACGATCATGGTCCAACAGGGAAGCCAGGTGTCGCAGGCTCTTGGCGCTGCCGGTGGTGGCCTGACTGGCGCGGTCAAGGCGCTTGGCGGGGCTTTTGCGTCGATGGTCAGCCCTGTCTCGCTGGCATCCTTCGCACTCATCGGCCTGACGGGCTATGCTGTCCAGTATTTCACGACGGTTCAGGAAGACACCGCCAACACCGATAAGCTGCTGCAGGAGCACGCAAACCTCATCAAGTCCTTCGATGAGGCTTACGGCATCGCGGCGGAAGGGGCGCGGAAATACACGGAGGCGGCGCGTCAGATATCGCTTCTCAAACTCCAGGACGAGTTCGGGTCGCTTCAGGCTGCCGCGCGTGCTGCTGCCGACGCGATCAAGAACGATATCCTGAGCATCCCAGCCGATGAGTTCGGCGGAGCGACCAAGATCATCGCCGACTTCGATGCAGCCCTGCGATTACTCGAGCAGGACCAGCCGGACTTTTCGCAATTTTCCATCCAGATGGCAGAAATTGCGAACAGCACCGGGGCGCCGGCCAATATCCGCGAGCTCGCAACGCAGTTCCGGTTGGCGGCTCAGGAATCCATCGGTCTTGAGGACGCCATCTCAGGGGCGAGCGAGCGCCTGAACACGGTCTATCTCAGCGCCGAAGACGCGAAAGTCGCATTCGAGGCGCTGACGTCCGCGGTGATCGGGTTTGGCTCGACAGGGGCGGAAGTCATCAGCGGTGTGGCTGGAGCGATTCAGACCCATCTTATCCCCGCAGCGGCCAATGCCGTGCGGGCGCTCGGAACGCTGGTCAAGAACTACAACAGCCTTCAGTCACAGATCGGCCAGACGCCGCTCGGGCAGCTTTCACCGATCTATTCCGGTGGCGGTCAGTTCCTGAACGAAGCCGAATGGCTCGACATGCGCGCCGACGAGACGCAGTCGCATTATCAACTCAACCTGCCGAAAACTGGCGGTGGCGGGCGAGGCGGTGCGGACCGTGCGGCAGCGGAAGAGAAGAAGAGGCTTGCTGCTGCCGCGAGAGAAGCGGCTGCGGCGCAGAAGGAATTGAACCAGCAAACGAAGGAATTCCAGTCGTTCGGGCAAAGCCTCGTCGGCGGGTTCATCAACGACCTTCGCAAAGGCGCGTCGGCAGCCGATGCCATGCGCGGCGCGCTGGACAAAGTTCTCGATAAGGTCATCGAGATCTCGCTGCAGAACATCTTTTCCGGCTTCGGCGGGCTTGGCGGCATGGGCGGCGGGCTGCTCGGCGGGATGCTTATCCCTGGCATCCTGCATAAGGGCGGCGTTGCCGGCTCGGACGGCTACGGCCACGGCCGTGCAGTCTCGCCATCCGTATTTGCCGGCGCCAAGCGCTACCACAGTGGCGGCGTTGCCGGCCTGCAGCCGGGTGAAGTTCCGGCGATCCTGCAGCGCGGCGAGGTTGTCTTGCCCCGCGGCACGAAGGCAGGCGGTGGCAGCCGTGATGAAGTGACCATTCACCTGCAGGATGACAGCGGCCGCATGGCGGCCATAGCCGACCAGCGCATCCAGACGCAGAGCGGGACGATTGTGAACGTGGCCGTCGGACGCGCCACCAAAGCCGCGCCGGCCGCTGTCGGGCGACACCAAGTGATGAAGGCAGGCGGGGATTATCGTAACTCATGA